The genomic stretch ATCGTGGTGGACCCCAAAATTTGCACAACGCTGCTTGGACCACAGCTGATGTCCTCTTGGAGAACAGTGCTGGATCGGAGGCCACCGGGTGCTACCAGGGGGTAGGTGGCTCCTGAGGACACCCACGGTCCCCCAACCTTGTCCCCGTGACCCAACCTTGTCCCCTTGACTCAACCTTATCCCCTTGAAGCCACCGAAGCCACCGCTGCCTCTTGTCCCACAGGTCCCCTTTGGCACGGAGGGGATGGCGCCGGATGTCCCCACAGTGCCACCACCACCCGTGCCACCAGCCTCGTCCCAGCTGGAGGCCACCAACGTGGATGGGCAGAGCCGGCCTGGTGGCCCCGTCACCGGTGTCAGGGGGGACGCTGGCCAAGCAGTGACACCGGTGGCAGGGGCAGCGAGGGTCCAGACGGCTCCCGGTGCACCGGGGACAGTGATGGGGATGCCACCGGCTCCAGGGATGCCACAAGCTCTGGTgatgccaccagccccagggatgCCACCAGGTCAAGGGATGCCACCGGGTCAAGGgatgccaccagccccagggatgCCACCAGTCCCAGGGATGCCACCAGTCCCAGGGATGCCACCGGGTCAAGGGATGCCACCAGCCCCGGGgatgccaccagccccagggatgTCACCAGCTCCAGGAATGCCATTGATCCAAGGGATGCCACCGGTCCCAGGGGTGCCACCGGCTCCTGAGATGTCATCTCAGCTGGTCCCTGGCATGCAGCCACAGATGGCCACAGGGATGCCACAAGCTCTGGTgatgccaccagccccagggatgCCACCGGGTCAAGGGATGCCACCAGCTCCAGGGATTCAGATGGCTCCTGAGATGCCACCAGGTCAAGGGATGCCAACGGGTCAAGGgatgccaccagccccagggatgTCACCAGCTCCAGGGATTCAGTTGGCTCCTGAGATGCCACCAGTCCCAAGgatgccaccagccccaggacTGCCATCAGCCCCAGGGATGCTACCAGCTCCTGAGATGCCACTGGGTCAAGGGATGCCACCAGGTCAAGGgttgccaccagccccagggttgccaccagccccagggatgTCACCAGCTCCAGGGATTCACTTGGCTCCTGAGATGCCACCAGGTCAAGGGATGCCACCGGGTCAAGGGATGTCACCAGCCCCAGGGATGTCACCAGCCCCAGGGATGTCACCAGCTCCAGGGATGCCATCAGGTCAAGCGTTGCCACCAGGTCAAGGGATGCCACCAGTCCCAGCGATGCCACCAACCACCGCGATGCCACCAACCACCGCGATGCCACCAACCCCAGCaatgccaccagccccagcgaTGCCGCCAACAGAGGCCACCCCACGGGACGTCCCCGGCGTCCCCGACCCCACCACCGCCAAACCCGACCGCAGCCGGCAGCGCCGAGCCTCCTGCCCGCGGCCGGACAAGGGTGCCCGCTTCCAGCTCACCGTCCTGCAGGTCAGTGTGGGGACATGGGACAGggcgggggggacacggggacacccCGGCACTGTGCCCATGCCCCTGCCCTAGGTCTCGTCCCCGGGGGACAACACGGTGGAGTGCCAGCTGGAGACGCACGACAGCAAGATGGTGACCTTCAAGTTCGATGCCGACGGGGACGCCCCCGAGGACATCGCTGACTACATGGTGACCCCCCCCGGaaccccaaaaaaaaccctcgACCTTCCTCCAAAAATCACCCCAAAATCCCACCTAAATCCCCAGAACCCCTCAAAGCCTCCCCAAATCCCTCAAAGCCTCCCCAAATCCCTCAAAACCTCCCCAAACCCTTCAAAGCCTCCCAAATCCTCTTCAAAGCCTCCCCAAACCCCCTCAAAACCTCCCCAAACCCCCTCAAAACTTCTCCAAAATCCCTCAAAACATCCCCAAACCTTTCCAAACCTCCCCTAAAGCACACCAAACCTCCTCAAAATCTCCTCCAAACCTCTCAAAACCTCCCCAAACCCCTTCAAAATCTCCCCAAATCCCTTCCAAACCCCTCCCGAACCACCCCAAACCTCCTCAAAGCCTCCCCAAATCCCTCAAAACCTCCCCAAACCCCCTCAAAACCTCATAaaatacctcaaaaaaaaaaaaaaccaatcccccccccccaaaaatccTTTGCATCCTCCCCTCAAGGTCGAGGACAACTTCGTGCTGGAGGCTGAGCGGGAGAAGTTCGTGGAGGAGCTGAAGGCCATCGTGGTGCAGGCGCAGGGGCTCCTCCGCCCCCCCGCCTCGGACCCCCAGGTGCCCCATGGGCCCCCCCAGGGCGAAAGCGTCCCCCACTCGTCCCCCATCGGCCGGTGGAGGTTCTGCATCAACCAGACCATCCGCAACCGGGAGGTCCACGGTGAGCGGTGATGGGGTGGCGGGAGGGGACGACGTATCGGGGACAACAGCGGATGACCCTGGTGGGTGTCCCCTTTCTCGTGGGGGTGTCCCCATGTAGGTCCTGGGGGGCCACCGCATGGACGGAGGGCGATGGGGACGTCCTGCACTGAGCAGGATGCGGCCGTGGAGCAGGGCGTGCCATTGGGTGTCACCGGACCCCAAGAGTTGGGTGTCCCCCAAGGCTTGGGGACAATCGTCACCGGGACCCAAGAGTTGGGTGTCCCTCAAGGACCGGGGACAATTGCCATCGGACCCCAAGATCTGGGTGTCCCTCAAGGCTTGGGGACAATTGTCACCGGACCCCAAGAGCTGGACGCACCCAGGGGACCGGAGGTGACAGTCACCGGGCACCAAGAACTGGATGTCCCCCAAGGGTTGGGGACAATCATCACAAGaccccaggagctggagccggTTGTCACCGCACCCCAAGAACCAGCTGTCCCCCAAGGCCTGGTGACAATGGCTACCCATGCTTGGGACCTCGATGCACCCAAGGGACCAGAGATGATCGTCACTGCACCCCAAGAGCTAGGTGACCCTCAAATGTTGGGGGCAATTGTCACTGGTGCTTGGGACCTGGACGCACCCAAGGGACAGGAGGCGATTGTCCCCAAACCCCAAGAGCTGGGTGTCCTCCAAGGACTGGGGACAATCGTCACCGGACCCCAAGAGTCGGGTGTCCCTCAAGGCTTGGGGACAGTCATCAGGGGACCCCAAGAGTTGGGTGTCCCTCAAGGCTTGGGGACAATCGCCACTGGAGCTTGGGAGCAGGATGCACCCAAGGGACCAGAGACAATCGTCCCCAAAGCCCACGGCGATGACTTGGGTGTCCCCCAAGGACCGGGGACAGTTGTCACCAGTGCTTGGGACCAGGATGCACCCAAGGGACAGGAGGTGACCGCCACCCACCCCCAAGAGCTGGGTGTCCCTCAAGGACTGGGGACAACTGCCACCAACGCATGGGACCCGGAGGCACCCAAGGGAGCCAAGACGATCGTCACCGCACCCCAAGACCTGGATGCGCCCAAGGGCCTGGAGATGATTGTCCCTGAACCCCAAGAGTTGGGTGTCCCTCAAGGACCGGGGACAATCGTCACCGGACCCCAAGAGTTGGGTGTCCCACAAGGTTTGGGGACAGCCATCAGTGGACCCCAAGAGTTGGGTGTCCCTCAAGGCTTGGGGACAATCGCCACCGGACCCCAAGATTTGGGTGTCCCTCAAGGCTTGGGGACAATTGTCCCCAGCACTTGGGACCTGGACGCACCCAAGGGCCCGGAGATGATTGTCCCCGGACCCCAAGAGCTGGGTGTCCCCCACGGTTTGGGGACAATCCCCACCGCACCCCAAGAGCTGAGCGTCCCCCAAGAACCGGGGACAACCGCCTCCACCTCTTGGGACCGTGCCGCACCCAAGGGACCCGACGAGCTTGGTCCCCAGGACCCGGAGGAACCCAAGGGCCCCGAGCAGGCCGTCGTGGGTCCCCAAGCCCCCGATGTCCCCCCCGGGGCGGTGACACCCGTGCCCCCCCCGGCCATCCTCACCCTGGACCAGCAGCTCCGCACCCTGCTCTACCCCGAGGGCCACCGCGATGTCCCCAACCTCCGGCCGCCAGTCCCCGGACCCCAAAGTGAGtcgggaccggggggggggatatgggggtggggggggtggggtcACCTCACCTTGCCCCCTCCCCAATTCCCACAGGACGCTCCCCCCGGAGGATATTTTGGGATCCGATTCCACTGCCCCCGCCTCAAAAACCCCGTCAGCAAGAAAACGTGGAGCCGGAAATTAAAAAATTGGGCGCGACGCGCCGCCGCCCTCGGGGGGGGGCGACCCCGACCAGgtacctcccccccccaaaaaaattcccctccccaaatttacccccccccaaaatccccctccccaaattttACCCCATCCCCAAATTTACCCCCCCAAAATGCTCCCCAAATTTACCCCTCCCCAAAATCCCCCTCCCGAAATTTTACCCCCTCCCCAAATTTTGCCCCCTCCACAGATTttaccccctcccccccccaatttACTCCCCTCTTCCCCATCATTTTGGTATTCGGggcagggggggtgggggtggggagggggcacaagctcagccccctcccccccccccccccccgtcccctggGTCTTTTTTCGGGCAGGGGAGGCGGAGGAGAAttttggggaccccccctcCGGAGCGgatggggacccccccccggggggaGTGGAGATGGGGGGCGGCCAGCGGGGGCGCCTGCAGGTGGGTAAGGGGGGGGTGAGCGGGTGGGGGGACCCCCAAAGTGCCCCCAGGGACCCCAAAATCACCCCCATGCACACCAAAATcacccccagggaccccaaATTTGCCCCTATATACCCCAAAATCGCCCCCGGGGACCCCCAAATTGCCCCCAAAGGACCCCAGATTGCTCCATAGGGACCCCAAAGTGCCCTAAACTGCCCTATAGCCCCCCCCAAACTGCCCTATAGCCCCCCCCAAACTGCCCCCATAGTCCCCCCAGGTGCCCCTTGGGACCCCAAAATACCCCATAGACCCCCAAACTGCCCCCATAGCACCCCCAATTCCCTCTTGGGACCCCAAAgtaccccacagcccccccaaaCCGCCCCTATAGCCCCCCTAAGTGCCCTTTGGGACCGCAGAGTCCCCCATACACCCCCAAACAGCCCCCATCGCCCCCCCAGGTGCCCCTTGGGACCCCAAACTGCCCCATAGCCCCCCGATATCCCCCTTGGGACCCCAAGCTCCCCCCAAACCGCCCCAtaaccccccacccccccaacaTCCCCTCCCTCCGCAGGcctccccctccagccccaccgAAGCCCCCAGCGGCGTTTTCCCCCCCCTGGCCCCCCCGAGCTCCGACAGCgacccccccccaggaccccccctttccccgcgccccccccgcgccccccatctccagcagcagcgACGGCGGCGACTCGGAGGACGAGGGGCTGCGGGCCGAGCTGCGGCGCCTGCGGGACAAGtaaggggggggcggggggcaccgAAATTTTTTGGGGTGCCCCCCCTATGTCCCCCCAAATATTtatggaccccccccccaaaaaaaaaaaaggcacatccaggaggcggcggcgctgcgggcACGGCAGCAGCgggagctgcgggagctgcaggggaggcTGCGAgcgcggggagccggggggggcccggggggggcgcCCCCAAATCCGCCCCCCCCTTGCGGCCCCTCGCCAAGGAGGGCGAGGGCCAGGGGGAAGGCGAGGGGaaggggcccggcggcggcgcgggcaggttggtggggggggccggggggggggttggggggtttggggggagttttggggggatttggggggatttggggggagcGGGGGATTTAGGGGGAGCGGGGGAATTtggggagggttgggggggcttgggggggcctgggggtttggggttttggggggtcgtttggggttttgggggaTTTGGAGGGAGtgggggattttggggggatttggggggatttgggggatttgagtgttttgggggggttggGCGTTTGGGGGagtttggggttttggggggagTGGAGGATTTAGGGGTTTTGGGGGCATTCGGGGGTTTTTGGAGGATTTGGGGCGTTTAAGGTGGATTGGGGTTTTGGAGGGTTTTGCGGGGGGTCGGGGGGGTTGAGGAGGgtttggggatttgggggttttgggggggtttgggggggctgggggctttctcatcctcttcccccccccccccaggcccccctcTCCGGCCCCCCCCGAAGCgggggcccccccccgccgcccccccccgcctcccggACGAGCGGCCGATGGaagccctgggggggggggccgggggggggggcgggggggccccCCCTCTCTGCGCactccccccctgccccctccgCCACGGTggggcccccccccggcgctgCACGACTGACTCCGCACCCAAAATCGCCACCTttcaccccaaaaccaccccacCTCCATTTTGTGCCCCCCTTCCCTCTTTATagcactcccccccccccatttctgCCCCCAAACGGCCTCATTtcaccccaaaatggccccaaTGAAGGCCCCAAACCTGCCCCTCTTTTGAGCCCAAATCCCTCTTTTTTAACCCAAAACGTCTGTGGAGAACTGGAGCACTCCCTCGCACCCAAATTCACCTCATTTCACCCCAAAATTCACTCCCGGGGCCATCGTGGTGcttgtgacccccccccccccccaaaccactCACTCAACACTAGAATTGACGGttttcaccccaaaacccactctccccctccccccccagtcCACGGGGGTGCGGGTTTGAGGCTGGGATCCCATTTATTGGTCTGGACTGGTGTTACTGGTCGCCCCACCCCCTTTACTGGTCCGTACTGGGGTAACTGGGCGCCCCCCCTTGCATTTTTGGGTCatttcttggcattttttttttccacccatcTACCTCATTTCACACCCTCCCACCATCCCGGCGAGGTTTTTTGGGGAGAAATCCCGGGAGTTCGCGTtcggggggtggggaggggccctgagttgtcttttcttttggggaagaattgtttaaaaagtagaaaaaaaaaaaaaaaaaaaaaaaaaaaaagaggataaaatAAACGCGCATCCGGACACGGCCGTGTGGGGGCGGGCGCTAGGACCCGGGTGCCGCGCCGCTCCCAAGATggcggccgcgccgcgccgccactcccaagatggcggcgcccaCGCCCCGGCGGGCGCCCTCCTTGTCCTTCCCAAGATGGCGCCGCGCCCTccccaagatggcggcgcggGCGGCCCAAAatggcggcgcggccccgcctcCTCCTTCCCGTTCCGCGTTTGAATAAACTTTATTGGGAGGCCGGAGCCGGCGGGAGCCGCGGCGGAGAAGGCGGCGAGGCCGGGACGGCGGCCGGgacggcggcgggggcggcggggacggcGGCGAGGCGGCGAGAAGCGAgcccgggggcggcggccgggcctGAGGCCTAGCGGGGCGGCTGGGGGCGCGCAGGCCTCGCGGGGAGCTCGGGGCCTGTaggccgcggggggggggggaagggccCTATAGGGTTCTGTGGGGGGGTGTCCCGCGGCCCTATAGATCCCCAGGGGTGGGCACGGGGCCCTATAGGTTCCTTGGGGCCGGCTCGGGGCCCTCTAGGCCTCTACGGGGGCCCTGTAGGCCGCGGGGGGAGGGCCGGGGTCCTATAGGGCGAGGAGACCCCGCAGCCCTTTCGGGGGGGTCCCAGGGCCCTATAGGGTTGTGGGGGGCTTATAGAGCCGGGGAGACCCCAAAGAGCTTCTGGGGGAAGCCTTGGGATCCCATAGACTCCTTACGGGGGGTGTAGGGGTTCTATAGAGCAAGAGAGACCCCCCCCAGGCTCTTTTGCGGGGCTCACAGCACCCTATAGATCGTTTAGGGGTGCCTAGGTCCCTATAGACTTTCTAGGGGGGCGCAGGGCACTATAGATCCGAGGGGAGGGTTCCTCCTGAACCTATACAGGGGTTTGTCCAGATCCCACAGGCTCAGCTGCCCCCGTCCCTATAGAGCAGGAGGGACTGGTTCCCTATGGGGGCCCTATAGAGCGGGGGATCCCCTATAGAAAACTCACGCGAGCCCCCACAAGGGGTTTTCCATAGGgagaggggggggaggggattggggggggggtgtctaTAGGAGCCTCCATCGATGTCCCGGGCTGGGAGGGGATCTGGGGGGGGCCTATAGGGGCCTATAGGGGCGGCCATGGCCTCGGTGCCCGTGTACTGCCTGTGCCGCCTGCCCTACGATGTCACCCGCTTCATGATCGAGTGCGACGGCTGCCAGGACTGGTTCCATGGCAGGTGGGcgctgggaggcactgggatgGACTGGGAGGGGAAATgaggggcactgggagcagtgGGAAGGGACTGTGAGGCGCTGGGAAGGGAgcggggggcactgggagccaTGAGGAGGGAACTGGGATAtactgggagggactgggaggggaATTGAGGGGGACTGGGAGTCACTGGGAAGGGACTGGGACCAACTGGGAAGGGACTGGGGGGATTGGAAGCCACTGGGAGGGATCTGGGATATACTGGGAGGGAAACTGAGGGGCACTTACGCCACTGGGAAGGGACTGGAGCGTACTGGGAGGGATTGGGAGGTATGGGGGAGCAGgggactgggagggactgggagaTGCGGGGGGGGCACTGGGGTAATTGGGAGGGACTGGGGGGCTTGGAGGAATCCGAGTTCCTGTGCTACTGGGATtaactgggagggactgggagtGCGCGCGGCGGGTACTGGGCTGTACTGGGAGGCACTGGTGACACCGTCCCCGCAGCTGCgtgggggtggaggaggaggcggcggccgAGATCGACCTCTACCACTGCCCCCAGTGCGCCGTCCTGCGGGGGCCCTCCGTCAGTGAGTGCCGCTACGGGGtgtggggggccgggggcctaTAGGGGATATAGGGGACCCCCGGCGTGCGGGGCTGTACAGGGCTGGTTGTCCTCTCGGGGGCCCTATGGGGCTGTAGGGGACTGGGGGCAGGCCCTACGGTCCTGTATGGGGCGAGGGTTTTATGGGACTGGGGTCGTGTGGGGCCGGGAGGGGGTCGTATAGGGGTGGTTCCCCGATATCGGGCGGTATGGGAGTGGGGCTGGGCCGTATGGGACTGGGGTTGGGCTGTATAGGGCTGGGCTTGGGCTGTATAGGCAGGTGTTGGGGTTTATAGGGCTGTTTCCTTCCCTTGTAAGCATTATGGAGATCATATGGGACCAGGAGGTTCTCCTGGTCCATATAGGACCATATGGGACCGGGGTTGGGCTGTATGGGGCCATATGGGACTGGGGCAGGTTGGTGTGGTCCATACGGGGCCGGGGTTGGGCCTTGTGGGACCACGCTTCCTGGCCCTGTATGGGTCCATACGGGCCCTGTATGGGTCTGTATGTGCCTGGCACGGGTCTATACGTGCCCCGGACCGGTCCATACGTCCTCACCCTATAGTGAAGCGTCGCCGGGCCCCCCCGAAACCGGCGCCGGTGGATGTGGATGCGGGCCGCCCCGTGCGCACCGGCAGCGCCCAGTTCGTGCGGGAGCTGCGGGGCCGCACCTTCCCCAGGTGAGTGGCACCT from Cygnus atratus isolate AKBS03 ecotype Queensland, Australia unplaced genomic scaffold, CAtr_DNAZoo_HiC_assembly HiC_scaffold_224, whole genome shotgun sequence encodes the following:
- the WNK3 gene encoding serine/threonine-protein kinase WNK3, producing MATDSGDPGSTGDPEKPHGTPLEEPPNAPEKTRFVRKSVEMVEDERASPSDGRGDAGGREKAKQEIEEEAEMKAVATSPGGRFLKFDIELGRGAFKTVFKGFDTDTWVEVAWCELQDRKLTKVEQQRFKEEAEMLKGLQHPNIVRFYDSWESTLKGKKCIVLVTELMTSGTLKTYLKRFKVMKPKVLRSWCRQILKGLHFLHTRTPPIIHRDLKCDNIFITGPTGSVKIGDLGLATLMRTSFAKSVIGTPEFMAPEMYEERYDESVDVYAFGMCMLEMGTSEYPYSECQNAAQIYRKVTSGIKPASFNKVTDPDVKEIIEGCIRQNKAERLSIRDLLNHAFFAEDTGLRVELAEEDGGLDSSLALRLWVEDPKKLKGKHKDNEAIEFSFNLESDVPEEVAYEMVKSGFFHESDSKAVAKSIRDRLALVRKTRERKQAEGRGTVPESEDTEVDQHVRQQLLRQQTPATEATPRDVPGVPDPTTAKPDRSRQRRASCPRPDKGARFQLTVLQVSSPGDNTVECQLETHDSKMVTFKFDADGDAPEDIADYMVEDNFVLEAEREKFVEELKAIVVQAQGLLRPPASDPQVPHGPPQGESVPHSSPIGRWRFCINQTIRNREVHGLGTIVTGTQELGVPQGPGTIAIGPQDLGVPQGLGTIVTGPQELDAPRGPEVTVTGHQELDVPQGLGTIITRPQELEPVVTAPQEPAVPQGLVTMATHAWDLDAPKGPEMIVTAPQELGDPQMLGAIVTGAWDLDAPKGQEAIVPKPQELGVLQGLGTIVTGPQESGVPQGLGTVIRGPQELGVPQGLGTIATGAWEQDAPKGPETIVPKAHGDDLGVPQGPGTVVTSAWDQDAPKGQEVTATHPQELGVPQGLGTTATNAWDPEAPKGAKTIVTAPQDLDAPKGLEMIVPEPQELGVPQGPGTIVTGPQELGVPQGLGTAISGPQELGVPQGLGTIATGPQDLGVPQGLGTIVPSTWDLDAPKGPEMIVPGPQELGVPHGLGTIPTAPQELSVPQEPGTTASTSWDRAAPKGPDELGPQDPEEPKGPEQAVVGPQAPDVPPGAVTPVPPPAILTLDQQLRTLLYPEGHRDVPNLRPPVPGPQRYFGIRFHCPRLKNPVSKKTWSRKLKNWASSDGGDSEDEGLRAELRRLRDKHIQEAAALRARQQRELRELQGRLRSTGVRV